A segment of the uncultured Desulfobulbus sp. genome:
GACGATGACCGAGGCTCAGTCTTTAGCGCAATGCTTTCCCTGGAGAGACAGCCTCTGAGCCTGCAAAGCGTACGACGCAAGCTGCTGAAAACGCCGGTGATGACACTCTATATCGTTTTCAGGATTTATTGGCAGGCATTGCAGCTGTATGTAAAAGGAGTTCCCTACGTTCCCTATACCAAGGAGACCACATGAACAGCCTGACACAAACATCGCGAGAACGTGTACGAGTGGGAAAAAAATCTATTGTCGCGTATTGGTCCAGGTCACTTTTTATCTCACTGCTCTCACGGCTGCGCGCAGGGCATATTGTTCTTCATGAGGGCGATGAAGAGTGGTCTTTTGGAAGCGGGGTTCCATGTGCGCATATGACAATCAATGATGTCTCCGCTTACCAAAAGATGATGTTCGGCGGTTCTATCGGTGCCGGAGAGGCCTATGTGGAGCGGCTCTGGGATGTGGATGACTTACCTGCGCTCATTCGCATTATGGTGCGTAACCTGCCCGTGCTGGATCGCATGGATCGTGGCTTTTCCTGGCTGAAAAAACCCTTTGATCTGGTGCAGCATCTGTTGAATGGAAACTCCAAGCGAGGGGCAAAACGTAATATTCTTGCCCACTATGATCTGGGCAACAATCTGTACAAGAGTTTTCTTGACAGCAGCATGATGTACTCTGCGGCGTTGTACCCGCATGAGGATACGACCCTGGAGCAAGCACAGCAGTATAAGCTGGAGGCGATCTGCAGAAAACTTGATCTGCAGCCGTCGGATTCTGTCCTTGAGATAGGCACGGGATGGGGCGGGTTTTCCCTGTATGCGGCGGCTCATTATGGCTGTCAGGTGACCACCACCACCATATCCAATGCCCAGTACGAAGAGGCCCAAAGACGTGTGGCAGCAGCAGGCTTAAACGATAAAATTACTGTGATTCAGAAGGATTATCGTGAGCTCTCGGGGGGCTATGATAAACTGGTCAGTATTGAGATGGTCGAGGCTGTCGGTCATAGATACCTGCCGCTTTTTTTCGAGAAATGCGGCCAACTGCTCAAGCCGGGTGGGGCAATGCTGCTCCAGGCCATTACTATCATTGATCAGAAGTACAATCAATACGCCAGCTCGGTTGATTTTATCCAACGCTATATCTTTCCCGGCGGCTGTCTGCTTTCCAACAGGAGGATGCTGCAACTGCTTACGGAAAAGACAGATATGGTTGCGCGTAGTCTCAACGATTTTGGTCTTGATTATGCAAAAACAATTGTAGACTGGCGCAAGCGTTTTCATGGGGCAGCCGCCGAACTTGAGCAACACGGCTATGACCAGCGATTCAAACGATTATGGGATTTTTATCTTTGCTACTGCCTGGGAGGATTTCTGGAGCGTTACATCAGTGTGGTGCATCTGGTGGCCACCAGGCCTGAATACGTGCAAAGAGTGAGATGAAGAGTGTCGTCAACGCCTGCCTCTACCAGCTGTGCTGGTTTCTCGCTGTACTGGGGGGGAATGCAGGGGC
Coding sequences within it:
- a CDS encoding cyclopropane-fatty-acyl-phospholipid synthase family protein; protein product: MNSLTQTSRERVRVGKKSIVAYWSRSLFISLLSRLRAGHIVLHEGDEEWSFGSGVPCAHMTINDVSAYQKMMFGGSIGAGEAYVERLWDVDDLPALIRIMVRNLPVLDRMDRGFSWLKKPFDLVQHLLNGNSKRGAKRNILAHYDLGNNLYKSFLDSSMMYSAALYPHEDTTLEQAQQYKLEAICRKLDLQPSDSVLEIGTGWGGFSLYAAAHYGCQVTTTTISNAQYEEAQRRVAAAGLNDKITVIQKDYRELSGGYDKLVSIEMVEAVGHRYLPLFFEKCGQLLKPGGAMLLQAITIIDQKYNQYASSVDFIQRYIFPGGCLLSNRRMLQLLTEKTDMVARSLNDFGLDYAKTIVDWRKRFHGAAAELEQHGYDQRFKRLWDFYLCYCLGGFLERYISVVHLVATRPEYVQRVR